In one Bacillus sp. Marseille-P3661 genomic region, the following are encoded:
- a CDS encoding LacI family DNA-binding transcriptional regulator, translating to MKTITITDVAKHANVSKSTVSQFLNKRYDYMSVKTKKRIEEAVEELGYTPNFVARSLKQKSTSTIGVIVANILHAFSTQVIRAIEDVCNEDDFHIIVCNADDEPEKEKKYIEMLLAKQVDGLIIFPTGDNLDLYQGMVEKNFPVVFVDRMVSNVPITTVLLDNEQSSRLAVDYLVSKGYTQMGIITPPIIRNVTPRVERLNAFKKSLQEFGIQINESYIKSLDVQQIKHELEKMHARKMFPQALLAANDLALVEILKFAKENHIKIPTDVAVIGIDDVNFASFYSPPLTTIAQPSFEIGTKAAKVLLDKIRDKNEVPVQQIFRLPPKLIIRESC from the coding sequence ATGAAAACTATTACAATTACTGATGTTGCAAAACATGCAAATGTATCTAAAAGTACAGTTTCTCAGTTTTTAAATAAAAGATACGATTATATGAGTGTTAAAACAAAAAAACGTATTGAAGAAGCTGTAGAAGAGTTAGGTTATACGCCCAACTTCGTTGCAAGAAGCTTGAAACAGAAGTCGACATCAACGATTGGTGTAATCGTAGCGAATATATTGCATGCATTTTCAACTCAAGTGATCCGGGCAATTGAGGATGTTTGTAATGAAGATGACTTTCATATCATTGTATGTAATGCGGACGATGAACCTGAAAAAGAAAAAAAATATATTGAAATGCTTTTAGCTAAGCAAGTTGATGGACTTATTATATTTCCGACAGGAGACAATTTGGACCTGTACCAAGGCATGGTTGAAAAAAATTTTCCAGTTGTTTTTGTTGACCGAATGGTTTCTAATGTACCCATAACAACAGTTTTGTTAGATAATGAACAGTCATCTAGATTAGCAGTTGATTACTTAGTTTCTAAGGGATATACCCAGATGGGGATCATTACGCCGCCTATTATTAGAAATGTAACACCGAGAGTTGAAAGATTAAACGCATTTAAAAAGTCATTACAGGAGTTTGGTATTCAAATAAATGAAAGTTATATAAAAAGTTTAGATGTGCAGCAAATTAAGCATGAACTTGAGAAAATGCATGCTCGGAAAATGTTTCCGCAAGCACTTTTAGCAGCGAATGATCTTGCACTAGTAGAGATTTTAAAATTTGCAAAAGAAAACCATATAAAAATTCCGACGGATGTAGCGGTAATCGGCATTGATGATGTGAACTTTGCAAGTTTCTACAGTCCGCCTTTAACAACAATAGCGCAACCATCTTTTGAAATTGGTACAAAAGCAGCTAAAGTATTGCTTGATAAAATTCGCGATAAAAACGAAGTACCAGTTCAACAGATTTTTCGATTACCTCCTAAATTAATAATTAGGGAATCATGTTAA
- a CDS encoding peptide chain release factor 3: MSIIDHVNKRRTFAIISHPDAGKTTMTEKLLLFGNIIREAGTVKGKKTGKYAKSDWMEIEKKRGISVTSSVMSFPYKDYFVNILDTPGHEDFSEDTYRTLTAVDSVVMIIDSTKGVEPQTIKLFKVCRMRGIPIFTFMNKLDRQGKDPLELLSELEEVLGIESYPMNWPVGSGKGFLGIMDRYNNEFVRFLGDEKEEIIPADQLDMSENPLFETMQEELELLDEAGNEFDVERVMNGELTPVFFGSALANFGVRTFFDTFIRYASSPKPRKTDDGLVDPSQPTFSGYIFKIQANMNPAHRDRIAFLRICSGKFQRGMNVQVTRTKKTINLNQTQQFLASSREIVEEAYAGDIIGIYDPNMYQIGDTLTESKEPLNYRELPQFPPEIFMKVRVKNVMKSKQFKKGIEQLVQEGAIQLFKQDSNDDIILGGVGQLQFEVFEYRMRGEYNVEVEFSHLGERIPRWLAEPPKERRYFDSRSLLVQDRYDRYAVLFENDFTLRYFSEKNEDIKLIDLFEANDYKSS; the protein is encoded by the coding sequence ATGAGCATAATTGATCATGTAAATAAAAGACGGACGTTCGCGATCATTTCGCATCCGGATGCCGGGAAAACAACAATGACGGAGAAACTTTTATTATTTGGAAATATTATTCGTGAGGCTGGTACGGTAAAAGGGAAGAAAACAGGAAAGTATGCAAAGTCCGATTGGATGGAAATTGAAAAGAAACGGGGAATCTCTGTTACATCGAGTGTAATGAGTTTTCCGTATAAAGATTATTTCGTTAATATATTAGATACACCAGGACATGAGGATTTTAGTGAAGATACGTACCGTACCTTAACAGCAGTCGATAGTGTTGTCATGATTATTGATTCGACAAAAGGGGTCGAGCCACAGACAATTAAGCTTTTTAAAGTTTGCCGAATGAGAGGCATTCCGATATTTACTTTCATGAATAAATTGGACCGGCAAGGTAAGGATCCTTTGGAATTATTATCTGAACTTGAAGAGGTTCTTGGTATTGAATCGTATCCGATGAATTGGCCGGTTGGTTCTGGTAAAGGTTTCTTAGGAATTATGGACCGATACAACAATGAGTTTGTTCGTTTTCTAGGTGATGAAAAGGAAGAGATAATACCGGCTGATCAATTAGACATGAGTGAAAACCCTTTGTTTGAAACGATGCAAGAAGAGTTAGAACTGTTAGATGAAGCTGGTAATGAATTTGATGTGGAACGGGTCATGAATGGGGAGTTAACCCCTGTCTTTTTTGGCAGTGCATTAGCAAACTTTGGCGTGAGGACATTTTTCGATACGTTTATTCGTTATGCTTCATCACCTAAGCCAAGAAAAACAGATGATGGACTTGTTGATCCAAGTCAACCAACATTTTCAGGCTATATCTTTAAAATTCAAGCCAATATGAACCCGGCCCATCGGGACCGCATAGCATTTCTTAGAATTTGCTCAGGTAAATTTCAACGCGGTATGAATGTACAAGTAACAAGAACGAAAAAAACAATAAATTTGAATCAAACGCAGCAGTTCCTAGCGTCTAGTAGAGAGATCGTAGAAGAGGCCTATGCTGGTGATATTATCGGTATTTATGATCCTAATATGTATCAAATTGGCGATACGCTAACAGAGTCAAAAGAACCTCTGAATTATCGTGAACTACCGCAATTCCCTCCTGAAATCTTCATGAAGGTTCGCGTTAAGAACGTTATGAAATCGAAACAGTTTAAAAAGGGGATTGAACAGCTTGTACAAGAAGGAGCTATTCAGCTATTTAAGCAGGATTCGAATGATGACATTATACTAGGTGGAGTAGGACAACTCCAATTTGAAGTGTTCGAATATAGAATGCGTGGAGAGTACAACGTCGAAGTTGAATTCAGCCACTTAGGAGAACGTATTCCTAGATGGCTAGCAGAACCACCTAAAGAACGCCGTTATTTCGATTCAAGGAGCTTATTAGTTCAAGATCGATATGACAGATACGCTGTTCTTTTTGAAAACGACTTTACATTACGCTACTTTAGCGAAAAGAATGAAGATATTAAATTAATTGATTTGTTTGAAGCAAATGACTATAAAAGCTCTTAA